Proteins from a genomic interval of Desulfuromonas thiophila:
- a CDS encoding radical SAM protein, translated as MAKPTGRPDRKTFCTVVATADGQVFEYPGLLLAGHKGDQPCAPRPEEMIPLPAGSRLFTLPQALPQGFDSQTGRLQTLERLPRSWGGDRVQAVCAFMAPGYTRTLLPAAQYPARRETLPLWAYTALGWCLEEERFYVAASQVDRNLQWQPDRFDDREVAPGVDRLLARFPDNRLLRQLARCALDYHCFAAKNLFLGRWEAPLPTSPQCNARCLGCLSWQSAENECCPSSQERITFVPTVQELVETAVPHLQTAENAIVSYGQGCEGDPILQADVICQSIRAMRAETARGTINFNSNASLPDKIDALAAAGLDSLRVSLNSAREDFYTAYYRPRGYCFADVRESLRRARQQGLFVMLNYLVFPGISDQQEEIDALVELIDDGRVDLIQMRNLCIDPQQYLRAMPKGGTPIGLLAMLEQIKERVPRIQYGYFNRTRESFFPAGFEQDWPIRPSRTASPKESKR; from the coding sequence ATGGCAAAACCGACCGGCCGACCGGATCGCAAAACCTTCTGCACCGTCGTGGCGACAGCCGATGGCCAGGTGTTCGAATATCCCGGACTGCTGCTGGCCGGCCACAAGGGTGATCAGCCCTGTGCACCGCGCCCCGAAGAGATGATTCCGCTGCCCGCCGGCAGCCGGTTGTTCACCCTGCCGCAGGCGCTGCCGCAGGGCTTCGATTCCCAGACGGGCCGTCTGCAGACGCTGGAACGGCTGCCACGCTCCTGGGGCGGCGACAGGGTGCAGGCCGTCTGTGCCTTCATGGCGCCGGGTTATACCCGGACCCTGCTGCCCGCCGCACAGTATCCGGCCCGGCGCGAGACCCTGCCCCTGTGGGCGTATACCGCCCTGGGCTGGTGCCTGGAGGAGGAGCGCTTCTACGTCGCCGCCAGCCAGGTCGACCGTAACCTGCAGTGGCAGCCTGACCGCTTTGATGATCGCGAGGTGGCGCCGGGGGTTGATCGTCTGCTGGCGCGCTTTCCGGACAACCGCCTGCTGCGTCAGCTGGCCCGCTGTGCGCTGGATTACCACTGCTTCGCCGCCAAGAATCTTTTTCTGGGGCGGTGGGAAGCGCCACTGCCGACTTCGCCGCAGTGCAATGCCCGCTGTCTGGGCTGCCTGTCGTGGCAGAGCGCCGAGAATGAATGCTGTCCGTCGAGTCAGGAGCGCATCACCTTCGTGCCGACGGTGCAGGAACTGGTCGAAACCGCCGTTCCCCATCTGCAGACCGCCGAAAACGCTATTGTTTCCTATGGCCAGGGCTGTGAAGGCGATCCGATTCTGCAGGCCGATGTCATCTGCCAGTCCATCCGTGCCATGCGCGCCGAAACGGCGCGTGGCACCATCAATTTCAACTCCAACGCCTCGTTGCCGGATAAAATCGACGCGCTGGCGGCCGCCGGTCTCGATTCCCTGCGCGTCTCCCTCAATTCCGCCCGCGAGGATTTCTACACCGCCTATTACCGCCCGCGCGGTTACTGCTTTGCCGATGTCCGCGAGTCGCTGCGGCGGGCGCGGCAGCAGGGTTTGTTCGTCATGCTCAACTATCTGGTGTTTCCCGGCATCAGTGACCAGCAGGAGGAAATCGACGCTTTGGTCGAGCTGATTGATGACGGCCGTGTCGATCTGATCCAGATGCGCAACCTGTGCATCGATCCGCAGCAGTATCTGCGCGCCATGCCCAAGGGCGGCACACCCATCGGCCTGCTGGCTATGCTGGAACAGATTAAGGAGCGGGTGCCGCGCATTCAGTATGGCTATTTCAACCGCACGCGGGAGAGCTTTTTTCCTGCCGGATTCGAACAGGACTGGCCGATCCGGCCGTCCCGCACCGCCAGCCCCAAGGAGTCCAAGCGATGA
- a CDS encoding TIGR04211 family SH3 domain-containing protein, whose amino-acid sequence MNQRFYSVIVTGILLLTSVSSGQAETGYVSDRLMVNLRQGKGTAYPVVRTLQSDTPLEILAEEGDFYQVRLEEGLDGYIPRQYVSREIPKAQQIAQLNAEVDRLRQQLNSQPGQQENQRLQQEISHLQQQLAERDQQLAQLRAANPDLDALQQQLRQAQEEATRLRQQDRSLLQTAAVRWFLAGAGVLLLGWFLGRSSRQKRRSSFGHL is encoded by the coding sequence ATGAACCAGCGTTTTTATTCCGTCATTGTTACCGGTATTCTCTTGCTGACCTCGGTGTCGTCCGGCCAGGCTGAAACCGGCTATGTGTCGGACCGGCTGATGGTGAACCTGCGTCAGGGCAAGGGCACCGCCTATCCCGTGGTGCGCACCCTGCAGTCAGACACGCCGCTGGAGATCCTGGCCGAGGAGGGCGATTTTTACCAGGTGCGGCTGGAAGAAGGGCTGGATGGCTATATCCCGCGACAGTACGTTTCGCGTGAGATACCCAAGGCCCAGCAGATCGCGCAGCTCAATGCTGAAGTGGATCGTCTGCGGCAGCAGCTGAACAGCCAGCCGGGTCAGCAGGAAAACCAGCGACTGCAACAGGAGATCAGCCACTTGCAGCAGCAGCTGGCCGAGCGTGATCAACAGCTGGCGCAGTTGCGCGCCGCCAATCCCGACCTGGATGCCCTGCAGCAACAGCTGCGGCAGGCCCAGGAGGAGGCCACGCGCCTGCGGCAGCAGGATCGCAGCCTGCTGCAGACGGCGGCGGTCCGCTGGTTTCTGGCGGGGGCTGGAGTTTTGCTGCTGGGCTGGTTTTTGGGCCGCAGTTCGCGCCAGAAACGCCGCAGCAGTTTTGGTCATCTGTAA